One segment of Carya illinoinensis cultivar Pawnee chromosome 1, C.illinoinensisPawnee_v1, whole genome shotgun sequence DNA contains the following:
- the LOC122313602 gene encoding probable peroxidase 61, with protein MRKETFVFFPLLLAVALSLCLGFAGAASSLQPGVKLVWHYYKVHNTCANAEVFIKHQVRKFWDQDKSITPKLLRLLYSDCFVNGCDASILLDGTNTEKKAPQNRGLGGFVIIDKIKTVLEERCPGVVSCADILNLATRDAVHLAGAPSYPVLTGRRDGLTSTAASVDLPSPSISWEEALAYFKSKSLDVLDLGTLLGAHSMGRTHCSYIIDRLYNFNGTRKPDPSMATSFVTEMRKLCPQRLKKGQTDPLVFLNQESGSKYKFTQSYYSRIQSQKGVLRIDQQLLYGNDTAQIIEEFAAGFEDFRKSFSLSMSRMGNINVLTGNQGEIRQICNRKNN; from the exons ATGAGAAAGGAAACTTTCGTGTTTTTCCCCCTTTTATTAGCTGTTGCACTAAGTCTGTGTCTAGGGTTTGCGGGCGCGGCGTCGTCGCTTCAACCGGGGGTGAAACTGGTTTGGCATTATTACAAGGTGCACAACACCTGTGCTAATGCTGAGGTCTTTATTAAGCACCAAGTGAGGAAGTTTTGGGACCAGGATAAAAGCATCACTCCCAAGCTCCTCCGCCTGCTCTACTCAGATTGCTTTGTCAAT GGCTGCGATGCATCAATCCTCCTTGATGGGACAAACACGGAGAAGAAAGCACCACAGAATAGAGGGCTGGGAGGATTTGTAATCATCGACAAAATCAAGACTGTTCTGGAGGAACGTTGTCCAGGAGTTGTCTCTTGTGCCGACATTCTCAACCTTGCCACCAGAGACGCTGTCCATTTG GCAGGAGCCCCATCGTATCCTGTTCTCACAGGACGACGGGATGGGCTGACGTCAACTGCTGCATCAGTGGACCTCCCATCACCGTCCATCTCATGGGAAGAAGCACTCGCATACTTCAAATCAAAGAGCTTAGATGTATTGGACTTGGGAACCCTActag GAGCACACTCAATGGGCAGGACACATTGTAGCTACATCATTGATCGTCTCTACAACTTCAACGGTACCAGAAAGCCAGACCCAAGCATGGCCACATCTTTCGTCACCGAGATGAGAAAGCTATGCCCACAACGGTTGAAGAAGGGCCAGACCGACCCACTAGTGTTCCTAAACCAAGAATCAGGGTCAAAATACAAATTCACTCAGTCCTACTACTCTAGAATTCAATCGCAAAAAGGAGTCCTCAGAATTGATCAGCAACTACTCTATGGTAACGACACTGCACAAATTATTGAAGAATTTGCAGCTGGTTTCGAAGATTTTCGAAAGTCATTTTCTCTGTCAATGAGTAGAATGGGAAATATCAATGTTCTAACTGGAAATCAGGGAGAGATACGCCAAATTTGTAATCGTAAAAATAATTAA